One genomic segment of Theobroma cacao cultivar B97-61/B2 chromosome 6, Criollo_cocoa_genome_V2, whole genome shotgun sequence includes these proteins:
- the LOC18596190 gene encoding solute carrier family 25 member 44: protein MNLSAAEEESAQEIHIPADIDWEMLDKSKFFLLGAALFSGVSATLYPVVLVKTRQQVAQTQLSGIRTALSIVKHEGFRALYRGFGTSLTGTIPARALYMAALEVTKSNVGSATVKLGVPEPSAAAIANAVAGLSAAMAAQLVWTPIDVVSQRLMVQGSHPSCSSPCRYVNGIDAFRKIINTDGPKGLYRGFGISIITYAPSNAVWWASYSVAQRFVWGGIGCYFWKKDDESNENGSSNNNTIRPDSKTVMAVQGVSAALAGGVSALITMPLDTIKTRLQVLDGEENGRRGPTIAQTVRNLVKEGGWFACYRGLGPRWASMSMSATTMITTYEFLKRLSAKNQGSLM from the coding sequence ATGAATTTAAGCGCGGCCGAGGAAGAATCGGCGCAAGAGATTCATATCCCGGCCGATATAGATTGGGAAATGCTTGACAAATCCAAGTTTTTCTTGTTAGGCGCGGCTCTGTTCTCAGGCGTTTCAGCTACTCTTTACCCTGtagttttggttaaaacaagGCAACAAGTTGCTCAAACTCAACTCTCCGGTATCCGAACGGCCTTGTCCATAGTTAAACACGAAGGTTTCAGGGCCTTATACCGCGGATTCGGTACTTCTTTGACGGGAACAATTCCGGCTCGAGCTCTTTACATGGCAGCTCTTGAGGTTACCAAAAGCAATGTAGGGAGTGCCACGGTTAAGCTCGGTGTTCCTGAACCATCGGCTGCAGCCATTGCTAATGCTGTTGCTGGATTAAGTGCTGCAATGGCTGCACAGCTTGTTTGGACCCCCATTGACGTTGTTAGCCAGAGATTAATGGTTCAAGGAAGCCACCCAAGCTGTAGTTCACCTTGTAGATATGTAAATGGGATCGACGCGTTTAGGAAAATAATTAACACTGATGGTCCAAAGGGATTGTATAGAGGTTTTGGGATATCGATTATAACGTATGCTCCATCTAATGCAGTTTGGTGGGCATCTTATTCGGTCGCTCAAAGGTTTGTCTGGGGAGGCATTGGATGTTACTTTTGGAAAAAAGATGATGAGAGTAATGAGAACGGGAgtagtaataataatacaatTAGGCCTGATTCGAAGACGGTTATGGCAGTTCAGGGAGTCAGCGCAGCTTTGGCTGGGGGGGTATCAGCCTTGATTACAATGCCACTTGATACAATCAAGACTAGACTGCAGGTTTTGGATGGGGAAGAGAATGGAAGGCGTGGACCAACAATTGCGCAAACTGTTAGGAATTTGGTTAAAGAAGGTGGGTGGTTTGCTTGTTATAGAGGGTTGGGGCCACGGTGGGCGTCCATGTCAATGTCTGCAACAACAATGATCACTACTTACGAGTTCCTGAAACGGCTCTCGGCCAAGAATCAGGGGAGCTTGATGtag